In Candidatus Polarisedimenticolia bacterium, the sequence ACCGGCTCCGTGTGCTCCCCCATGATGATGACCTGGACGTTGCTTTCCGTGTTCTTGATCATCTGGGTTGCCTCGAGACCGTTTACGCGCGGAAGCGACATGTCCATCAGGACCAGATCCGGTCGAAGCTCCCGGGCGAGCTCAATGGCCTGTTCTCCATCGGCCGCCTCCCATACCTTTTGGACCTTCTCGTCTGACTGCAGGAACTTCTTCACCGCGCTCCGGAATCCCAGGTTTCGAGCCGCGATCAGGACAGTCATGGCGATCCCCCTCGTTGCTTCGTAAAAACAGGATTCTGCGTTCGGGGGACCGCCGGGACCATGGGGTATTCACCCCATCTTGGGGTTTTAGAACCTTTTATTGATTGGTTCCTATTTACCCTTTTGGGCCTTTTGGGCCTTGGGCTTCGAGATCTTCTCGACCAGGGTGGCGGTTTTCTCCGGCTCATGCACGCGCGTGGCAATGTCGGCCTGAGCGATGATCCCCACGATCCTGTCTTCGTCATCGATGACGGGAATGCGCCGAAATTGATTCTCGGACATCGCGTCGAGCGCCTTTTGCAAGTCGTCCCCGGTGCGGCAGCTCACGACTTTACGGCTCATGACCTCCTCCGCCTTGGTGGTCTCCAGGTCGCGCTCTTCAGCGATCACCTTTACCGCCAGGTCGCGATCCGTAACCATTCCCACCAGTTTTCTGGTCTTAACGTCCTCGACGATAGGAACCAGACCGATGTTTTCCTTTTTCATAACCTGCGCGATATTGGCCACCAGGTCGCTCGGTTTGCATACCACGGGATTCTTGGTCATCACCTCGCTGCACTTGCTCATCGGAATTCTCCTCATTAGGCCTTCTGTCTCGTGACGATGTGCGACTCGAATCAAGATAAGGCACGGAACGAGAAAGCGCCATGGGGTGGTTACCCCAACGGCTCCATGATCGGTCAATGTCACGTAAGGCTTAGGCCCGATGGGCAGACGCTCTTGCGGGCTCCAGGATGGTTCC encodes:
- a CDS encoding CBS domain-containing protein, which translates into the protein MSKCSEVMTKNPVVCKPSDLVANIAQVMKKENIGLVPIVEDVKTRKLVGMVTDRDLAVKVIAEERDLETTKAEEVMSRKVVSCRTGDDLQKALDAMSENQFRRIPVIDDEDRIVGIIAQADIATRVHEPEKTATLVEKISKPKAQKAQKGK
- a CDS encoding response regulator transcription factor; translated protein: MTVLIAARNLGFRSAVKKFLQSDEKVQKVWEAADGEQAIELARELRPDLVLMDMSLPRVNGLEATQMIKNTESNVQVIIMGEHTEPVYRQAAIRSGADAFMVKSNAWAGEFLSSILRRESS